The Cottoperca gobio chromosome 6, fCotGob3.1, whole genome shotgun sequence genome has a segment encoding these proteins:
- the rasef2 gene encoding LOW QUALITY PROTEIN: ras and EF-hand domain-containing protein (The sequence of the model RefSeq protein was modified relative to this genomic sequence to represent the inferred CDS: deleted 1 base in 1 codon) — translation MDRPSLRRLFSACDVNKSGKIEYEDFTVVCRELNVSQTEIKTLFDKFGADEDGYIDYRMFSSRFQEVSETLDLASFGAGASQNQSCSWEEFVGRIDAESHLSESLREQLADLYQAIHSSANTTLLQQYEEIIHSLINQSLDSRLECEQLETSIKRAEEMNNSQLAELEDDIQQQLGRTEERVRDEECKKMEQVMATMQRKHKNEVTDLHATVDRLLKSQEDSEFNQSKEAVVTLNRQISDLSQENEELRASLLQAQTNIAILHSELDKLKNMYADQKAQHERETDELKRMVMEYQSYSNQIQILQETNKKLYDSNDGLRSALASEAVAAKRRLSPQNEIPARRMKPLRQSTLNHDSSEPDPSKTTYSHVSTWADKYLDSGVSLPMDTAETSEGSDYESDESRGSVETVHHSYSYVPSDMEISELQSEAAVSMAPSKTSSIASSIRRRLSAFSTKPLEADIEETEEPAPMYRLVLAGDAGAGKSSFLLRLTLNEFRGDIQTTLGVDFQIKRMLVDGEKTSLQIWDTAGQERFRSIARSYFRKAHGVLLLYDVTSESSFLNVRAWVDQIQDSTDEKIPMCVIGNKVDLREQRPEGSCVSSLHGEKLAKAYGALFCETSAKEGTNVVETVLHLAREVKKNVKVRRQSDSQVRLSQSNPKKTLNACCGR, via the exons atGGACCGACCCAGCCTTCGGAGATTATTTTCTGCTTGTGACGTGAACAAGTCCGGTAAAATAGAGTATGAGGACTTCACCGTTGTCTGCCGGGAGCTCAACGTCTCCCAAACTGAGATCAAAACTTTGTTCGACAAGTTCGGCGCAGACGAGGACGGATACATCGACTACAGGATGTTTTCGTCCAGGTTTCAGGAGGTTTCAGAGACTCTGGATTTGGCGTCTTTTGGTGCTGGAGCGTCCCAAAACCAAAGCTGTTCGTGGGAAGAGTTTGTAGGCAGGATTGATGCGGAGTCTCACCTGTCTGAAAG TCTCAGGGAGCAGCTGGCGGATCTTTACCAGGCCATTCATTCCTCTGCAAACACGACT TTGCTGCAGCAGTATGAGGAAATCATCCACTCTCTGATCAATCAAAGCCTGGACAGCAGACTTGAGTGTGAACAGCTGGAGACCAGTATAAAGCG AGCTGAGGAGATGAACAACAGTCAGCTGGCAGAACTGGAGGACGATATTCAGCAGCAGCTTGgtagaacagaggagagggtgagagacGAG GAGTGTAAGAAAATGGAACAAGTTATGGCGACCATGCAGAGGAAGCACAAGAACGAGGTCACAGACCTGCATGCAACTGTGGACAGACTGTTAAAG AGCCAAGAGGACTCAGAATTCAACCAATCGAAGGAGGCGGTGGTCACGCTGAACAGACAGATCAGTGATCTCTCACAG GAAAATGAGGAGCTGCGAGCCTCTCTGCTGCAAGCCCAGACGAACATCGCCATCCTGCACTCAGAGCTGGACAAGCTGAAGAACATGTACGCAGACCAGAAAGCTCAACATGAAAG AGAGACGGATGAATTGAAGAGGATGGTTATGGAATACCAATCGTATTCCAATCAGATTCAAATTCTCCA GGAAACGAACAAAAAGCTGTATGACAGCAACGATGGGCTGCGCTCTGCGTTGGCCAGCGAAGCGGTTGCCGCTAAAAGGAGG CTGTCTCCTCAAAATGAAATCCCTGCCCGAAGGATGAAGCCCCTCCGACAGAGCACACTCAACCATGACAG CTCGGAGCCGGATCCCAGCAAAACGACTTACTCTCATGTGTCCACCTGGGCTGATAAGTACCTGGACAGTGGAGTCTCACTGCCGATGGACACAGCCGAGACCTCGGAAGGCAGTGATTACGAAAGCGACGAGAGTAGGGGCTCGGTGGAAACTGTGCACCACAGTTACTCGTATGTCCCGTCTGATATGGAG ATATCAGAATTGCAATCTGAAGCTGCAGTTTCGATGGCTCCAAGCAAGACGAGCTCTATTGCCTCATCCATACGAAGACGTTTGTCTGCATTTTCCACAAAG CCTTTAGAAGCGGACATAGAAGAAACTGAGGAACCTGCTCCAATGTATCGTCTGGTTTTAGCCGGAGACGCAGGAGCTGGAAAGTCTAGCTTCCTGCTCAGGTTGACGCTCAACGAGTTCAGGGGAGACATTCAGACAACGCTGG gAGTGGATTTCCAAATCAAGAGGATGCTTGTGGATGGAGAGAAGACGAGCCTGCAGATATGGGACACAGCCGGGCAGGAGAG GTTTCGCAGTATTGCCAGGTCCTATTTCCGTAAAGCTCACGGAGTCCTGCTGCTCTACGATGTCACATCAGAAAGCAGCTTCCTTAACGTCAGGGCGTGGGTGGATCAGATTCAG gaTTCAACGGACGAGAAAATCCCCATGTGTGTTATTGGAAACAAGGTGGACCTCCGAGAGCAGCGTCCAGAGGGGAGCTGTGTGAGCAGTTTGCACGGAGAGAAGTTGGCCAAG GCATACGGCGCCTTGTTCTGCGAAACGAGTGCCAAAGAGGGAACCAACGTCGTGGAGACTGTGCTTCATCTAGCGAG AGAAgtaaagaaaaatgtcaaagtgagGCGGCAGTCAGATTCTCAGGTCAGACTGAGTCAATCCAACCCAAAGAAAACTCTCAACGCCTGCTGTGGACGGTAG